From one Felis catus isolate Fca126 chromosome E2, F.catus_Fca126_mat1.0, whole genome shotgun sequence genomic stretch:
- the LOC109494652 gene encoding ragulator complex protein LAMTOR1-like gives MPCLTPALGCRYSSENKDWDQDGEGRRLLLDPSSPPAQAPDGAEPSSHSLPSAHTDERAPLSSVPAKTAGNVTEPAEGSRGLPGRTAAPAHGAGRQFSAHLAVLSSSLTRRKMQLPLSSHASQPHQVPAGEPIPSPTYSC, from the exons ATGCCATG CCTGACCCCAGCCCTGGGGTGCCGCTACAGCAGCGAGAACAAGGACTGGGACCAGGACGGAGAGGGGCGGAGGCTGCTGCTGGACCCTAGCAGCCCCCCTGCCCAAGCCCCCGATGGAGCTGAACCCAGTTCCCACAGCCTGCCTTCCGCTCACACTGACGAGCGGGCCCCGCTCTCGTCTGTCCCGGCTAAGACAGCCGGCAACGTCACCGAGCCTGCTGAGGGCTCCCGGGGCCTCCCAGGGCGAACAGCAGCACCAGCACATGGAGCTGGCAGGCAGTTCAGCGCCCACCTGGCTGTGCTGAGCAGCAGCCTGACCCGCAGGAAAATGCAGCTGCCGCTGTCCTCTCACGCCAGCCAGCCCCACCAAGTGCCGGCCGGCGAGCCCATCCCTTCTCCGACTTACAGCTGCTGA